Within Wyeomyia smithii strain HCP4-BCI-WySm-NY-G18 chromosome 2, ASM2978416v1, whole genome shotgun sequence, the genomic segment ATAGGTCAACAAGCCATGTCCTCATTTCAATGCTGAATTTCTTGTACACCTGCTGTCGCTGCTTACGTTTATATACTCCATTTTCTTCATATCTAATGATCCAATGGCCAATTATCGCTAACGACTTTCCGTAGATCCGCGCGAGTTCCTTTCTTGGAATTACCAGGAAGTAATATCCGTAGAGCGCATGGTACACGGTATTTGGGGATGCATGATTATGACGCACAGTTTGCATAATCGTACTAGACATTGCTGCTCCAAATATGGGATTTACGGGAAATATTAACaactgaaaaatgaaattaaagCGCCTTTCTAAAGAAACTGCACTGTTTTGTTATGATTTTCAAAACATGATGACGTCAGCATCATGGTTGACAAtaaagtcggaagaaagttcggaagtcgaaagtctgacttccgaactttaatttagtgctggcgccacaatatAAATCATCTCGTTTTCTTTCttatcaaactattttttttctcatgttCGACCCAACGCTTACGTAAAAGCAAAAAATCGTTTCACTCCAATTTATCTATGTTTGTTGCTGGAGAAAATAGTTCACAAAAAAGCGTATTTTAATGAAGaactaaaattttcaaaattaacttttaaatgTCTTCAAAGTTAGTCACCGCGAgctttatgatttgaaattacCATCAAAATAATATTGCATTATTGGGatttaattaatattttaaaataaataaaaaaaatccttaaAATTCTACttttaagtaaaaatttgtCTTACATTTCTCCATCCTAAACTTTTCACCAAGAGTTGTGTAATAATGTCAAGTTTAgacaaacaataaatttcaagattttttttgtttcttgtattattaaaaatgatttatAATTTTCTAACTTTTTAAATTAAACTTCGAAATAACTCCAAATCAAATGCATGTAGATAGTAAATTATCACAAAAGCAGCTTCCTGAGGCATAATGATTAGAAGCATCTTTCTCTAGCCAAGAAATCCACAAAGCACCCAGGAAATCACCTGACCACCGAACAGCCAATCAAATTGAACACGTTCTCATTGATGGCCGGTTTTTCTCGAACATCACAAACGTGCGCTCCCTTCGTGGTGCGGCTATAGACTCGAGCCTACACTCTGCCTAACTCTTAACTAGGCCAGTATCATTTTCTCTCATGGAACTATTAAGAATAGGAATTTACCCTAAAGACTGCTATGCATAATTGAGTACTTCAAATAGTGTTTATTGAATgcaaatacagttgaaaaaaaaaaatcatccataTATTTTATACAGTCCCCCCACGATTATGGATCATTTaagaagatgtatgaattcaaagaatcatttctgaccaattttattgtttataagtaATTGTGGGAATGTGAGCTGCAACGAATAAAAAACGCGGCGTTTATCGAAAATCTTAGTTTATTATCTTTGAGCAATCAAACACGGGTCCGTAGCTTAGGGTTACAACTCGAAGACTGCTGCTCTCTCTTTCTTCTCTGTAGATGGAAATGTTAGTGATGGTTGAATTTATAGACTGGGGAAAATCTATTGCCACatgtgccccccccccccccccccccccagttACACCAAGAAACGAACACGGTGTCCACTTGGTGTGACTAATGTACGTCGATCGTCCTGAGGATGTTCTAGAAGGCTTTAAGCGTATATATGAGCCGGCTTAATCCGATTAATTGAAACCGTCACCTTTTTTCCCGAGATCAAAATATCGAAACATTTCTCGTTCCTCGCTATCACCTTGTAGGGTCCTTCGAAGGGTTGCTGGAGTGGTTTTTTGACAGCGTCTACGCGAATGAATACATGGCTGCAGTCCTTCAGTTTTGGATGCACGAACGCTTTTTCATTTGTGTGGCGAGATGCTGCGGGCGCTTTAAGATCCGCGAATGTTTTGTGTAGTTTAGCAGCTAGTTCAGTGCGATCGATGTTACTTGCCGGTAAATCATAGAATTCGCCGGGAACTCTAAGCGCTTGAACGTATATCAGCTCTGCAGATGAACACTTCAGATCCTCACGATAAGCGGTTCGAAGACCGAGCAGAACCAATGGGAGCCGATTATGCCATTCTTTAGCGTCGGTACACATGATGGCCATTCGCTTGCGGGTGGTAAGCTGTCGTATGAATATGGTGGACTCCCAATAATCGAGCTAATTCCTTGAACAGCTCGGACTCGAACTGTCGTCCTTGATCGGTGGTAATCGTTTCAGGGGTACCAAACCGCGTAATCCAACTAGCATAAAGCATAAAAGCGACTGTTGGTGCAGTCATATCGCTCAAAGGGATGGCTTCTGGCCAGCGCGAAAATCGATCAATTATCGTTAGCAAGTATCGGTAATTTTGAGAGGGCGGTAAAGGACCAACCAGGTCTATGTTGATGTGACGGAAACGTGCGTTAGGAGTCACAAATGTTGAAAGGGGAGCAACGGTATGACGTGAAATCTTTGAACGTTGGCATTGCAGGCATGTTTTTACATACTGATTGACATCTTTGTTCATTGATGGCCAAACGAATCGATCTGCTAACAATTTCCGTGTTGCTTTAGCTCCAGGATACGCAAGGCCGTGTAGCTGGGACAAATTATGGACTCGGTGACGCTCAGGAATGTACGGGCGAACTCGATTTGGTCctgaaacatcacaaaaaatcggTTTAGTTAAATAAGGTTATTTTCTCCGTTTCAGCTTTAAGCCGGTAGCTggggatttttttaatttaagcagTTGCTCGTCATTTTCTTGATCCTGGGCTATAGCGTTATAGTCGATACTTGCAACAACGGTTTCTAATCTCGATAAGGTATCTGCTGCAATATTATCCTTGCCATTGATGTGGCGAATATCCGTTGTGAACTCTGCCACATAACGCAGATAGCGCTCTTCGTGTGGCGAACGACTACTAGGGTCACTATTTGTTGCACAAGTGAGAGGAAAATGGTCAGTGTAGATAGTAAATTGACGTCCTTCGATTAGATATCTAAAATATTTAACAGCAAGTTTCATTGCCGTTAACTCACGACCAAACGTTGAATACTTCTGCTGGCTTGACGAAAATTTGGTTGAAAAAAATCCTAGGGGACGCCAAGCGTTTCGATCAAACTGCTGAAGAACTGCCCCTGCTGCAAAATTTGAAGCATCTACCATTAAAGCCAGTGGCTTCGAGGCATCATGGTAATGCAACAGAGCAGCGTTTGCAAGAGCTTGCTTGCATTTCATAAAGTCCTGCTCTGACTGTTCATCCCAGCTAATCTTTCTAATATCGTTTTTTCTGTTATCGGGGATCAGGTTTCGAAGGTTTCCCTGAACTTCGACAGCGTGTGGTATGAAACGTTTGTATACATTTACTAGTGCAAGAAAACGACGCAGATCTTTTACGGTAACAGGAGTGCTGTATTCTAGAACTACTACAACTCGTGACGGAAGCGGTCGGATTCCTGATTTGTTAATCGTGTAACCCAGAAATTCTACTTCTGGCTTTGCGAAGTGACATTTATCTGCATTTATCACCAGCCCGTTTTTCTTCAGTCGTTCCAAGACTATGCGGACGTGACATATATGCTCTGTTTCATTTGCTGAAGCTATACAGATATCGTCTATAAACACAATGACGAAGTCCAG encodes:
- the LOC129725102 gene encoding uncharacterized protein LOC129725102, with translation MCTDAKEWHNRLPLVLLGLRTAYREDLKCSSAELIYVQALRVPGEFYDLPASNIDRTELAAKLHKTFADLKAPAASRHTNEKAFVHPKLKDCSHVFIRVDAVKKPLQQPFEGPYKVIARNEKCFDILISGKKVTVSINRIKPAHIYA